A single genomic interval of Bradyrhizobium japonicum USDA 6 harbors:
- a CDS encoding ABC transporter permease — translation MDDGYASVMPANAYNWTAVWRRNYLAWRKVALASLLGNLADPITNLFGLGFGLGLIVGRVEGTSYIAFLAAGMVAISAMTSATFETLYAAFARMDVKRTWEGILFTQLTLGDIVLGELVWAASKSVLAGTAIGIVAATLGYASWTSVLCAIPTIALTGLVFASLAMVVISLAPTYDYFVFYQSLVLTPMVFLCGAVFPTSQMPDSFQHFAGLLPLAHSVDLIRPVMLERGADNAALHVGALCVYAVLPFFASIALFRRRLLR, via the coding sequence ATGGATGATGGTTATGCGTCGGTCATGCCGGCTAATGCGTACAATTGGACCGCGGTATGGCGTCGAAATTACTTGGCATGGAGGAAAGTCGCGCTTGCATCGCTTCTCGGCAACCTCGCAGATCCCATAACCAATCTGTTTGGCCTTGGCTTTGGGCTCGGACTCATTGTGGGACGGGTTGAGGGGACTTCGTACATTGCGTTTTTGGCGGCGGGTATGGTCGCGATTAGCGCTATGACATCCGCGACCTTTGAAACTCTGTACGCAGCCTTTGCTCGGATGGATGTCAAGCGCACCTGGGAGGGAATTTTGTTCACACAGCTCACGCTTGGCGATATCGTTCTAGGTGAGTTGGTGTGGGCGGCCAGTAAGTCCGTTCTAGCCGGGACAGCAATCGGGATTGTCGCTGCCACCCTGGGTTATGCATCCTGGACGTCGGTTCTTTGTGCGATACCGACAATCGCCCTTACGGGCCTTGTCTTCGCCAGCCTGGCAATGGTCGTCATATCTCTTGCGCCAACTTACGATTACTTCGTGTTTTACCAGTCGCTCGTCCTTACGCCCATGGTGTTCTTGTGTGGCGCGGTCTTTCCGACGAGCCAAATGCCCGACTCATTTCAGCACTTTGCCGGCTTGTTGCCGCTGGCACATTCGGTCGACCTTATTCGCCCAGTGATGCTTGAGCGCGGCGCCGACAATGCTGCCCTACACGTAGGCGCGCTCTGCGTTTACGCGGTCTTGCCCTTTTTCGCGTCGATCGCGTTATTTCGGCGCCGCCTGCTGCGTTGA
- the nodI gene encoding nodulation factor ABC transporter ATP-binding protein NodI, which produces MNMSNMAIDLVGVRKSFGDKVIVNDLSFSVARGECFGLLGPNGAGKSTIARMLLGMISPDRGKITVLDEPVPSRARAARVRVGVVPQFDNLEPEFTVRENLLVFGRYFGMSARTIEAVVPSLLEFARLESKADVRVSLLSGGMKRRLTLARALINDPHLLVMDEPTTGLDPHARHLIWERLRALLARGKTILLTTHFMEEAERLCDRLCVLESGCKIAEGKPDALIDEHIGCNVIEIYGGDLDQLRELIRPYARHIEVSGETLFCYARCPDEISVHLRGRTDLRVLQRPPNLEDVFLRLTGREMEK; this is translated from the coding sequence ATGAACATGTCCAATATGGCGATCGACCTTGTCGGCGTGAGAAAGTCATTCGGGGACAAGGTTATCGTCAATGACCTGTCGTTCTCGGTTGCGCGCGGAGAGTGCTTCGGGCTGCTTGGGCCAAATGGAGCTGGCAAAAGTACGATTGCACGCATGCTCCTCGGCATGATTTCCCCCGATCGAGGCAAGATTACGGTCCTCGATGAGCCTGTGCCTTCCCGCGCTCGTGCGGCGCGCGTGCGCGTAGGCGTGGTGCCGCAGTTCGATAACCTTGAGCCCGAGTTCACCGTGCGGGAGAACCTGCTTGTGTTTGGCCGCTATTTCGGCATGAGCGCTCGCACGATCGAAGCGGTTGTGCCCTCGTTGCTTGAGTTTGCGCGGCTTGAAAGCAAGGCGGACGTGCGCGTCTCCCTTTTGTCCGGTGGTATGAAGCGGCGGCTGACGCTGGCGCGCGCTCTGATCAATGATCCACATCTACTCGTGATGGACGAGCCGACGACGGGGCTCGATCCGCATGCTCGCCACCTGATCTGGGAACGCCTGCGGGCTCTTCTTGCGCGCGGCAAGACGATCCTCTTGACCACTCACTTCATGGAAGAGGCCGAACGCCTTTGCGATCGGCTATGCGTGCTTGAGAGTGGATGCAAAATCGCCGAAGGCAAGCCAGACGCCTTGATCGACGAGCATATCGGCTGCAACGTGATCGAGATCTATGGCGGTGATCTAGATCAACTCCGGGAGCTGATCAGGCCGTATGCGCGGCATATCGAAGTGAGTGGAGAGACGCTTTTTTGTTACGCGCGATGTCCGGACGAAATCAGCGTGCACCTGCGCGGGCGAACGGACCTTCGCGTTCTGCAGCGCCCCCCGAATCTCGAAGACGTGTTTTTGCGGTTGACCGGGCGCGAGATGGAGAAATGA
- the nodU gene encoding nodulation protein NodU, with amino-acid sequence MRICGIKLTHDGAIAVVEDGRRLFCVEQEKRGNGPRYQSVDNLDAVVFALAEHGLNPRDIDQFVIDGWDGENESQFQLLSGAVPVALKGAPYVERHAEGLLDSVDGYGLLLGGEEFPYKSYPHVTGHVASAYSTSPFASAGKPALCLVWDGCIFPRLYYVEPQGARLIGSLFPMIGHAYAAAGLHFGPYRQPNRSSWDLGIAGKLMAYIELGSVDESIVEVFQELYETRSAADTEQARRYRENINNAEASLAVIHDFFESSALRLKAKRAEDVLASFHVFLERLLVKEIAMVLLRHSSLPGARNLCIAGGCGLNIKWNSALRATGLFDDVWVPPFPNDSGSAIGAACGAMAAQDGFEPLEWSVYSGPALQESEVPPDWEAAPCSLPELASILADNKPVIFLSGCAGLGPRALGGRSILAAPTSPEMKDHLNDIKRREHFRPVVPICLEDRAPEIFSPGTPDPYMLFDHQTRANWRDKIPAVVHLDGSARLQTISRNSPHKIAALLIEFEQLTGIPLLCTTSANLHGRGFFPDAAAACQWGRVEHVWCEGMLWSKTVIKKSSPTERLLSA; translated from the coding sequence ATGCGCATCTGCGGAATAAAGTTGACACATGACGGAGCAATTGCTGTCGTCGAGGACGGTCGGCGTCTTTTTTGCGTCGAGCAAGAGAAGCGCGGCAATGGTCCTCGCTATCAGTCCGTCGACAATCTCGATGCAGTCGTCTTCGCCTTGGCGGAGCATGGCCTGAATCCGCGCGACATCGATCAGTTCGTGATTGATGGCTGGGACGGGGAGAATGAATCGCAGTTCCAGCTCCTAAGCGGAGCGGTGCCGGTCGCGCTAAAAGGCGCGCCATATGTCGAGCGTCATGCTGAGGGCCTCCTTGATTCCGTCGACGGCTATGGCCTCCTCCTCGGAGGCGAGGAGTTTCCATATAAGAGCTACCCGCATGTCACGGGCCATGTCGCCTCAGCATATAGCACCAGTCCTTTCGCCAGCGCGGGGAAACCCGCGTTGTGTCTGGTATGGGACGGCTGTATCTTTCCACGCCTTTACTATGTCGAGCCCCAGGGCGCGCGGCTCATCGGATCGCTGTTTCCGATGATTGGCCATGCCTATGCCGCCGCGGGCCTTCACTTCGGCCCATACCGGCAGCCGAACCGCTCCAGTTGGGATTTGGGCATTGCTGGCAAGCTGATGGCCTACATCGAGCTTGGTTCCGTGGACGAAAGCATCGTGGAAGTGTTCCAGGAGCTTTATGAAACGCGCTCAGCGGCTGACACGGAGCAGGCTCGTCGCTACCGCGAAAACATCAACAATGCGGAAGCGTCTCTCGCAGTTATTCACGACTTCTTCGAGTCAAGCGCATTGCGCCTGAAGGCCAAGCGCGCGGAGGACGTCCTCGCGTCGTTTCATGTGTTTCTGGAACGTCTTCTCGTTAAGGAGATCGCGATGGTTCTGCTACGGCACTCGTCGCTTCCGGGAGCGCGAAATCTATGCATCGCCGGAGGTTGCGGTCTCAACATCAAATGGAACAGCGCGCTTCGCGCGACCGGATTATTCGATGATGTCTGGGTGCCGCCGTTTCCAAATGACAGTGGCTCGGCAATCGGCGCGGCGTGCGGCGCTATGGCAGCGCAAGATGGCTTCGAGCCGTTGGAATGGTCAGTTTACAGTGGCCCCGCCCTGCAGGAGAGCGAGGTTCCGCCGGACTGGGAGGCGGCGCCGTGCAGTCTGCCTGAACTTGCCTCGATTCTTGCTGACAACAAGCCCGTCATCTTTCTTTCCGGGTGTGCCGGGCTCGGGCCGCGGGCGTTGGGCGGTAGAAGCATTCTTGCGGCCCCAACGTCCCCGGAGATGAAGGATCATCTCAACGACATCAAACGGCGCGAACACTTCCGGCCGGTGGTGCCGATCTGTCTGGAAGATCGTGCGCCGGAGATCTTCAGCCCGGGTACGCCAGATCCTTACATGCTATTCGATCACCAAACCCGGGCGAATTGGCGCGACAAGATCCCGGCAGTGGTACATCTCGACGGCTCGGCGCGGCTGCAGACAATTTCCCGCAACTCTCCTCACAAAATTGCTGCGCTTCTCATCGAATTTGAGCAACTCACCGGCATTCCGCTGCTCTGCACCACGAGCGCCAACCTCCATGGACGGGGATTCTTTCCCGATGCTGCGGCGGCATGCCAATGGGGGCGCGTCGAGCATGTGTGGTGCGAGGGCATGCTCTGGAGCAAAACGGTCATCAAGAAGTCATCGCCTACGGAACGACTTCTGTCAGCCTAA
- the nodS gene encoding nodulation methyltransferase NodS, whose translation MTQDENHQLLERELAVDDPWRLDTSAFEQQRYAQMLRMSRRDGDAASALEVGCAAGAFTEMLAPLCERLTVVDVMPQAIERTRLRTGKWSHISWVTCDIQRFSTTEQFDLIVVAEVLYYLRDVVEMHAAIRNLVSMLAPDETLIFGSARDEICQRWGHAAGAETVIALFNESLSEIERRHCCTGSASEDCLIVRFLKPGGASAQSNAGH comes from the coding sequence ATGACTCAGGACGAAAACCATCAGTTATTAGAGCGAGAGTTGGCTGTCGACGACCCGTGGCGCCTCGACACTAGTGCGTTCGAGCAGCAGCGATACGCGCAAATGCTCCGGATGTCGCGCCGCGACGGAGATGCGGCGTCTGCGCTCGAAGTAGGATGTGCAGCCGGTGCATTCACGGAGATGCTGGCGCCGCTATGCGAGCGACTTACGGTCGTGGATGTCATGCCGCAGGCAATCGAGCGAACGCGACTGCGGACCGGGAAATGGTCACATATTAGTTGGGTGACCTGCGACATTCAGCGGTTCTCGACCACTGAGCAATTCGATTTGATTGTCGTGGCTGAGGTTCTTTACTACCTCAGGGACGTCGTCGAGATGCATGCGGCTATCCGCAACCTGGTGAGTATGCTTGCGCCAGATGAGACTCTCATTTTCGGGTCTGCGCGTGATGAAATATGTCAACGCTGGGGGCATGCTGCCGGTGCTGAGACGGTGATCGCTCTCTTCAATGAGAGCCTATCAGAGATCGAGCGCCGGCACTGCTGCACCGGGTCGGCGAGCGAAGACTGCTTGATCGTCCGGTTTCTGAAGCCGGGCGGCGCGTCGGCACAATCAAACGCCGGTCATTAG
- the nodC gene encoding chitooligosaccharide synthase NodC: MDLLATTSAAAVSSYALLSTIYKSVQALYAQPAINSSLDNLGQAEVVVPAVDVIVPCFNENPNTLAECLESIASQDYAGKMQVYVVDDGSANRDVVAPVHRIYASDPRFSFILLANNVGKRKAQIAAIRSSSGDLVLNVDSDTILAADVVTKLVLKMHDPGIGAAMGQLIASNRNQTWLTRLIDMEYWLACNEERAAQARFGAVMCCCGPCAMYRRSALALLLDQYEAQFFRGKPSDFGEDRHLTILMLKAGFRTEYVPDAIAATVVPHSLRPYLRQQLRWARSTFRDTFLAWRLLPELDGYLTLDVIGQNLGPLLLAISSLAALAQLLIDGSIPWWTGLTIAAMTTVRCCVAALRARELRFIGFSLHTPINICLLLPLKAYALCTLSNSDWLSRKVTDMPTEEGKQPVILHPNAGRSPAGVGGRLLLFVRRRYRSLHRAWRRRRVFPVAIVRLSTNKWSADDSGRKPSVIRARVGCRRPVAPRH, encoded by the coding sequence ATGGACCTGCTCGCGACGACCAGTGCTGCCGCCGTTTCATCTTATGCGCTCCTATCGACGATCTATAAGAGCGTGCAAGCGCTTTATGCTCAGCCGGCGATCAACTCATCGCTGGACAACCTTGGACAAGCCGAGGTGGTCGTTCCTGCTGTGGACGTGATCGTGCCGTGCTTCAACGAGAATCCGAACACACTCGCCGAATGTCTGGAGTCGATTGCCAGTCAAGACTACGCCGGAAAGATGCAGGTATATGTGGTCGATGACGGATCGGCAAACCGCGACGTTGTCGCGCCTGTACACCGGATATATGCGAGCGATCCGAGATTCAGTTTTATCTTGTTGGCGAACAATGTGGGAAAGCGCAAGGCGCAGATCGCAGCGATACGCAGCTCATCCGGTGATCTGGTTCTCAACGTCGATTCCGATACGATACTTGCTGCCGACGTCGTCACGAAGCTTGTATTGAAGATGCATGACCCGGGAATCGGTGCGGCCATGGGTCAGCTGATCGCGAGCAATCGCAACCAGACCTGGCTGACCAGGCTGATCGACATGGAATATTGGCTCGCGTGCAACGAAGAGCGCGCGGCACAGGCGCGCTTCGGTGCCGTCATGTGTTGCTGCGGCCCATGTGCCATGTATCGGCGTTCCGCGCTCGCCTTGCTTCTTGATCAATATGAAGCCCAATTCTTTCGTGGGAAGCCGAGCGATTTCGGCGAGGACCGCCACCTAACGATACTCATGCTCAAGGCGGGGTTTCGAACCGAATACGTTCCGGACGCCATAGCAGCCACAGTCGTCCCGCACAGTCTTCGGCCATATCTACGACAGCAACTCCGCTGGGCGCGAAGTACCTTTCGAGATACGTTTCTTGCTTGGCGCCTGCTGCCAGAGCTCGATGGTTATTTGACGCTAGACGTTATCGGGCAAAATCTCGGCCCATTGCTCCTCGCCATTTCATCACTTGCTGCGCTCGCACAGCTCCTGATCGATGGCTCTATACCCTGGTGGACGGGATTGACGATTGCTGCAATGACTACGGTCCGGTGCTGTGTGGCAGCGCTTCGTGCCCGCGAGCTGCGGTTTATCGGCTTCTCGCTCCACACGCCGATCAATATCTGTCTCTTACTGCCTTTGAAGGCCTATGCGCTTTGTACATTGAGCAATAGCGATTGGCTATCTCGGAAAGTCACCGATATGCCGACGGAAGAGGGGAAACAGCCTGTCATCCTGCACCCGAATGCCGGACGAAGTCCTGCTGGTGTAGGGGGGCGCCTGCTCCTATTCGTAAGGCGGCGTTATCGCAGCCTCCATCGAGCCTGGCGGCGACGGAGAGTGTTTCCGGTCGCGATCGTTCGACTGTCTACAAATAAGTGGTCGGCTGATGACTCAGGACGAAAACCATCAGTTATTAGAGCGAGAGTTGGCTGTCGACGACCCGTGGCGCCTCGACACTAG
- the nodB gene encoding chitooligosaccharide deacetylase NodB has translation MTERSTLSTVRCDYADAGGSRAVHLTFDDGPNPFCTPEVLDVLAQHRVPATFFVIGTYATEHPELIRRMIAEGHEVANHTMTHPDLSRCGPTELHDEVLTASEAIRLACPLASPRHMRAPYGIWTRDVLAVAASAGLTALHWSVDPRDWSRPGVDAIVNSVLANVRPGAIVLLHDGYPPDEEGLPSGSTLRDQTRTALAYLIPALQRRGFVIRPLPQLH, from the coding sequence GTGACAGAGCGTTCCACCCTATCTACTGTCCGCTGCGACTACGCTGACGCGGGCGGAAGTCGAGCTGTCCATTTGACCTTTGACGATGGGCCAAATCCATTTTGTACGCCAGAGGTGCTCGATGTCCTGGCGCAACATCGGGTCCCCGCGACATTCTTCGTCATCGGGACGTACGCGACGGAGCATCCTGAACTCATCCGACGAATGATTGCGGAAGGGCATGAGGTTGCGAACCATACGATGACCCATCCTGATCTATCCAGATGCGGACCTACGGAGCTACACGACGAGGTGCTGACGGCGAGCGAAGCCATCCGTCTGGCGTGCCCGCTGGCCTCGCCCAGGCATATGCGAGCGCCTTACGGCATATGGACGCGAGATGTGCTCGCAGTGGCGGCGAGCGCTGGTCTCACGGCTCTGCACTGGTCGGTCGACCCTAGAGATTGGTCCCGCCCCGGGGTTGATGCAATTGTGAATTCCGTACTGGCGAACGTACGCCCGGGTGCAATTGTGCTCCTGCACGACGGATATCCTCCCGATGAGGAGGGATTGCCCAGTGGCTCTACGCTGCGCGATCAGACCAGGACGGCGCTGGCATATCTCATTCCAGCACTACAACGGCGCGGGTTTGTAATCCGTCCACTCCCTCAACTCCACTGA
- a CDS encoding NodA family N-acyltransferase translates to MNIAVSPTAEGSSGRAQVQWSLRWESELQLADHAELAEFFRKSYGPTGAFNAQPFERSRSWAGARPELRVIGYDARGVAAHIGLLRRFIKVGEVDLPVAELGLYAVRPDLEGHGIGHAMRVMYPALQELGVPFGFGAVRSALEKHLTRLVERQGLATLMRGIRVRSTLPDVYPNLSPTRIEDVIVVVFPVGRSISEWPAGTVIDRNGPEL, encoded by the coding sequence ATGAACATTGCCGTCTCCCCGACTGCGGAAGGATCTTCTGGGCGCGCTCAAGTGCAGTGGAGCCTTCGTTGGGAAAGTGAACTGCAGCTCGCCGATCATGCCGAGCTCGCGGAGTTCTTCCGCAAGAGTTACGGACCGACGGGTGCGTTCAATGCGCAGCCGTTTGAGCGGAGCCGAAGTTGGGCTGGAGCAAGACCCGAGCTCCGCGTAATTGGTTACGACGCGCGCGGGGTAGCGGCTCACATCGGGCTACTGCGCCGCTTCATCAAAGTTGGTGAAGTCGATCTCCCTGTGGCCGAACTGGGGTTGTATGCGGTGCGCCCCGATCTCGAGGGGCACGGGATAGGCCACGCAATGCGCGTGATGTATCCCGCACTCCAGGAGCTCGGCGTTCCATTCGGATTTGGCGCGGTTCGCTCGGCCCTCGAAAAACATTTGACCCGACTGGTCGAAAGGCAGGGGCTCGCCACCCTGATGCGTGGCATTCGCGTCCGCTCCACCTTGCCGGATGTCTATCCAAATTTATCGCCGACGCGCATCGAAGACGTGATCGTCGTGGTGTTTCCGGTCGGACGCTCGATAAGCGAATGGCCGGCCGGGACTGTCATCGATCGTAACGGGCCTGAGTTGTGA